One Manduca sexta isolate Smith_Timp_Sample1 chromosome 28, JHU_Msex_v1.0, whole genome shotgun sequence DNA window includes the following coding sequences:
- the LOC115456212 gene encoding DNA-binding protein Ets97D isoform X2, which yields MEVTDLSDILNVRSIKMETSENGFDESVVETSDPLSIIPQYVAESDLGLMQTGAEILHTPLAVFSDAADDDNTMQSTDSSEEVIVQLMDIRTRLSRLRAMLERRLGADLSDYTFWLQDAKMLENHKTLVEQCIRGEGVVQVNVQLRPAERKINILDVLKPDEELVQLPRRRPSLELDDSMPLLEEPVECLAETDAVPPHAAAVKWVVDAQFKSDHRVRIPDDPAEWSVQHVKLWIQWAVRQFNLTGVKLSDWNISGAELCAMTNVEFKEKVPSDPGDLFWTHFELLRKCKFIAVVQNDEQQTKDPLEVPQSAIKKKPKQIINRTPAEEDTSYVTRNGNNGQIQLWQFLLELLTSAEYFDIIRWHGTEGEFKLLEPERVARLWGARKHKPAMNYEKLSRALRYYYDGDMIAKVSGKRFVYKFVCDLRQLLGYDAAELADLVQEVHDAALPHHTTTVTTHTSQTPIRLLRRM from the exons ATGGAGGTAACAGACCTGAGTGATATACTTAATGTACGATCAATCAAAATGGAGACAAGTGAAAATGGTTTTGACGAAAGTGTCGTCGAGACTTCGGATCCTTTGTCAATTATTCCTCAGTATGTTGCAGAATCTGATTTAG gCCTAATGCAGACTGGAGCTGAGATTCTTCACACACCGCTGGCCGTATTCTCCGATGCTGCTGACGATGACAACACAATGCAAAGCACAGATAGTAGTg AGGAAGTAATAGTCCAGTTAATGGATATCAGGACGAGACTGTCTCGACTACGCGCCATGTTGGAGAGACGACTGGGCGCTGATCTTTCCGACTACACATTCTGGCTGCAAGATGCTAAaatg CTGGAGAACCACAAGACCCTTGTGGAGCAGTGCATCCGCGGCGAGGGCGTGGTGCAAGTCAACGTGCAGCTCCGCCCCGCCGAGAGGAAGATCAACATACTTGACGTGTTGAAGCCTGACGAGGAGCTGGTGCAGCTGCCCAGGAGACGGCCCA GTTTAGAGCTGGACGATTCGATGCCACTACTGGAGGAGCCGGTGGAGTGTCTTGCGGAGACTGATGCGGTGCCACCACACGCGGCGGCCGTCAAGTGGGTTGTCGACGCCCAGTTCAAAAGCGACCACAGAGTGCGGATACCAGACGACCCGGCGGAATG GTCAGTCCAACACGTCAAGCTGTGGATCCAGTGGGCGGTCAGGCAGTTCAACCTGACGGGAGTGAAGTTGTCCGATTGGAATATAAGCGGCGCCGAACTGTGCGCCATGACCAATGTGGAATTCAA AGAGAAAGTGCCATCCGACCCGGGCGATTTATTCTGGACACATTTCGAACTGTTGAGGAAATGCAAGTTTATCG CGGTGGTACAGAATGACGAGCAGCAAACAAAAGATCCACTAGAGGTGCCGCAATCGGCGATAAAGAAAAAACCGAAACAG ATAATAAACCGAACACCTGCAGAAGAGGACACGTCGTACGTCACGAGGAACGGGAACAACGGGCAAATCCAGCTGTGGCAGTTCCTGCTGGAGCTCCTCACCAGCGCGGAGTACTTCGACATCATACGCTGGCACG GCACGGAGGGTGAATTCAAGTTGCTGGAGCCAGAGCGTGTTGCCAGACTGTGGGGTGCCAGGAAACACAAGCCAGCCATGAACTACGAGAAACTGTCGCGAGCTCTCCGCTACTATTACGACGGCGATATGATTGCTAAAGTGTCCGGGAAACG CTTCGTGTACAAGTTCGTGTGCGACCTGCGGCAGCTGCTCGGCTACGACGCGGCCGAGCTCGCCGACCTCGTTCAGGAGGTGCACGACGCCGCCCTGCCGCACCACACCAC AACTGTCACTACTCATACATCACAAACTCCAATTCGGCTGCTAAGAAGAATGTGA
- the LOC115456212 gene encoding DNA-binding protein Ets97D isoform X1, protein MEVTDLSDILNVRSIKMETSENGFDESVVETSDPLSIIPQYVAESDLGLMQTGAEILHTPLAVFSDAADDDNTMQSTDSSEEVIVQLMDIRTRLSRLRAMLERRLGADLSDYTFWLQDAKMLENHKTLVEQCIRGEGVVQVNVQLRPAERKINILDVLKPDEELVQLPRRRPSLELDDSMPLLEEPVECLAETDAVPPHAAAVKWVVDAQFKSDHRVRIPDDPAEWSVQHVKLWIQWAVRQFNLTGVKLSDWNISGAELCAMTNVEFKEKVPSDPGDLFWTHFELLRKCKFIAVVQNDEQQTKDPLEVPQSAIKKKPKQQIINRTPAEEDTSYVTRNGNNGQIQLWQFLLELLTSAEYFDIIRWHGTEGEFKLLEPERVARLWGARKHKPAMNYEKLSRALRYYYDGDMIAKVSGKRFVYKFVCDLRQLLGYDAAELADLVQEVHDAALPHHTTTVTTHTSQTPIRLLRRM, encoded by the exons ATGGAGGTAACAGACCTGAGTGATATACTTAATGTACGATCAATCAAAATGGAGACAAGTGAAAATGGTTTTGACGAAAGTGTCGTCGAGACTTCGGATCCTTTGTCAATTATTCCTCAGTATGTTGCAGAATCTGATTTAG gCCTAATGCAGACTGGAGCTGAGATTCTTCACACACCGCTGGCCGTATTCTCCGATGCTGCTGACGATGACAACACAATGCAAAGCACAGATAGTAGTg AGGAAGTAATAGTCCAGTTAATGGATATCAGGACGAGACTGTCTCGACTACGCGCCATGTTGGAGAGACGACTGGGCGCTGATCTTTCCGACTACACATTCTGGCTGCAAGATGCTAAaatg CTGGAGAACCACAAGACCCTTGTGGAGCAGTGCATCCGCGGCGAGGGCGTGGTGCAAGTCAACGTGCAGCTCCGCCCCGCCGAGAGGAAGATCAACATACTTGACGTGTTGAAGCCTGACGAGGAGCTGGTGCAGCTGCCCAGGAGACGGCCCA GTTTAGAGCTGGACGATTCGATGCCACTACTGGAGGAGCCGGTGGAGTGTCTTGCGGAGACTGATGCGGTGCCACCACACGCGGCGGCCGTCAAGTGGGTTGTCGACGCCCAGTTCAAAAGCGACCACAGAGTGCGGATACCAGACGACCCGGCGGAATG GTCAGTCCAACACGTCAAGCTGTGGATCCAGTGGGCGGTCAGGCAGTTCAACCTGACGGGAGTGAAGTTGTCCGATTGGAATATAAGCGGCGCCGAACTGTGCGCCATGACCAATGTGGAATTCAA AGAGAAAGTGCCATCCGACCCGGGCGATTTATTCTGGACACATTTCGAACTGTTGAGGAAATGCAAGTTTATCG CGGTGGTACAGAATGACGAGCAGCAAACAAAAGATCCACTAGAGGTGCCGCAATCGGCGATAAAGAAAAAACCGAAACAG CAGATAATAAACCGAACACCTGCAGAAGAGGACACGTCGTACGTCACGAGGAACGGGAACAACGGGCAAATCCAGCTGTGGCAGTTCCTGCTGGAGCTCCTCACCAGCGCGGAGTACTTCGACATCATACGCTGGCACG GCACGGAGGGTGAATTCAAGTTGCTGGAGCCAGAGCGTGTTGCCAGACTGTGGGGTGCCAGGAAACACAAGCCAGCCATGAACTACGAGAAACTGTCGCGAGCTCTCCGCTACTATTACGACGGCGATATGATTGCTAAAGTGTCCGGGAAACG CTTCGTGTACAAGTTCGTGTGCGACCTGCGGCAGCTGCTCGGCTACGACGCGGCCGAGCTCGCCGACCTCGTTCAGGAGGTGCACGACGCCGCCCTGCCGCACCACACCAC AACTGTCACTACTCATACATCACAAACTCCAATTCGGCTGCTAAGAAGAATGTGA